DNA sequence from the Hyalangium ruber genome:
GCTCGTCGGCTACCTGAAGCAGGAGCACAAGGTGCCGGCGGAGAACATCCTGGGCCACAAGGACGTGGCGGTACCCAAGGGCCGCAAGAGCGACCCGGCCGCCAACTTCGACTGGAACCGGCTGCGCAAGGGCATCGCCTAGCCCCTGGATGATTTCGGGGCGCTCAGGCAGTTTGAGCCCTGTTCATGCCTGTCCTGCGCCACGCCTTCACCCTCTACGCCGTACGTGAGCTCGGCCGGTTCTCCTCGTTCCTCTCCCGCGCGCGGGAGAGTGCGCCCCTGGAGGAGGGCCTGCGGTGCCTCCGCGAGGCGAGCGTGGCCACGCTGGGCATGGAGTTCGACACGCTGACGCGCTTCGACGCCGCCTCGGTCGTCGGCCTGTTCACCCACGCGGAGCAGGCACGCATCCTCGCCCGCCTGGTGGATGAGCGGGCGCGGCTCCTGGTGCAACACGGCCAGCTCCAGGCGGGGCTGGAGGACAGTGTGTATGCGGGGCAGCTCCTGGCGTGCTCGCGTCAGCGCTTCGGTGTGCCGAAGGATGCTCGGGCCGCGGAGGTGCTCCTGCGCGAGGTGGGCGAGCCCTCGGCGCTGGTGTGAGGTGCCCTCCCCTCCCGGCTACCAGGGGATGGGCTTGCGGTCTCGGAAGAACCCACCCATGGGCCCGTTGAGCGGGAGCGTCGCCGCCCAGACGATGGTGTCGGCGCCCTCCTCCACGCTCCGAGGCGCATGGGCCCCGCCCATGCGCGTGCGCACCCAGCCCGGGCAGACCGCGTTCACCCGCTGGGACTGGCCCTTCAGCTCCTCGGCCAGCAGGCGCGTGAGCGCGTTGAGCGCCGCCTTCGAGACGGCGTAGGCCGAGCGGGGCCAGCCCTTGCGCGCGTACTGCCCGCTCCGCACGTCCTCGATGAACTCGCGCGCCAGCGCGGCCAGCGCCTCCTTCGTGGGCGGCGGCGGCTCGAAGCGGCGGCGAATCTCTGGTGAGAGGTTGTCCAGCGCCCCCGAGCCGCTCGACACCATGACGATGCGCGCGTTCGGCTCGAGCAGCGGCTGCAGGCGCTCCGTCAGGCGCAGCGGGCCGAAGAAGTTCACCGCGAGGGTGCGCTCGGCGACGTTCACGTCGAAGCCCTCCAGGGTGAGGGCCGCGTTGTTCACGAGCCCCGAGAGCCGCTGATCCTGGCGCTCCAGGCGCACCGTCAGCGCGTCGATGCTCTCGGCGGAGGCCACATCCAGCGGCTCGAAGCTCACCTCCAGCCCCTGGGCGCGCAGCGCGGCGGTGGCCTCCTGACCGGCGGCCGGGTCCTTCGCCGTCAGCAGCACCCGCCTCCCGCTCCGGCCGAGCTGTCGACAGACCTCGAGCCCGATGCCGCGATTGCCCCCCGTGACCAGGACCGCTCCCTGCATGTTCACTCAGCCTCTCCTCTCCCCGAGCCCCTGCCTCGCAGGATACCCAGGCTCCAGCGGTTGGCGGCGATTCGAGCCGCGGTTCTCACGCCACCGAGCGCGGTGGCCAAGGTGCTCTGCCCCGGGAAGACGGAGTCCCCCACGAGCCACAGCCCGTCCATCACCGGCCGAGGGCTCAGCTCACGGTACTGGTGCAGCCCGGCCCGGCGCGGCACGCCTCCCACCGCCCCTCCCTCCCTTCGGGTGAAGCGCTCGAAGGTGCGCGGCGAGGCCGTCAGCTCATGCCGCACATCTCGAGCCCACTCGGGTGCGAGCCGCGTGAGCCCCTCTCGCATCCGAGCCTGGATTCCGGCCAGGTACCGGCCCTGCTCCTCGGGAGCGGCCCCAGCCAGCGTGCGCAGCGGCACATGCGTGGAGACGGTGAGCGTGCGGTGCCCTGGAGGCGCCCGGCCCACGTCCGCCTCGCCGCTGATGGAGACGAAGAGGTGATTGCCCTCCACGAACGGGCTCGCCTCGTCCTGCACGAGCTCCAGGTGGCAGGCCTTGGCCGGAGCGCCCTCCGGAGCTCGCACCACCCGGTACAGCATGGCCGCGCCCCACCCTTCCGCCACGCGCTCGCCCAGCTCCACCAACCGGGGCAGTTGTTCGGAAGACGGGCCCAGCAGACGCAGCAGCCCCTGGGGCAGCACGTTGGCGGCCACGTGCCGGGCCCGCAGCTCTCCCCGGCGTGTCACCACCCGCCACCCTCCTGACTCGGGCGCCAGCGACTTCACCCGGTTGGCCAGCAGCACCTCTCCGCCGCCGCGGGTGATGGCCTCCACGAGCGCCTCCGCCAGCCGGCCGATGCCGCCGCGCACATGCCCCGTCCCGCGCCAGTAGTAGTCCATGGCCGCCATGGCGATGGGGGCCTCCGCCTCGGCGGCGCTGCACTGCACGGTGATCTGGCACAGCCCGTCGAGGTACGTCTTCAGCGGGGTGAAGCGCAGCAGGCCGAAGTGCTCCAGCACCGCACCGAGCGGGCGGCCCAACCAGCGCAGCAGGGACATATAGCGAGGCACGCGGGCCGCATGGCGCAGCAGGGAGCGCGCATCCAGGGGCGGCAGCAGTCCCGGCTCATCGAAGAGGGACCACAGGGCATCGGCCACCTGGCGCTGGTGCGCGAAGAAGCCCTGGAGCCCTCGAACCGGAGCGCCTGGCAGGCCGAAGAGCTGCCCCAGGAAGCGCTGGCGATCCCGGTAGACGCTCAGCCGCAGCGAGGGGGTGCGCAGCTCCACGAGGGGATCCAACCAGTCCACCTCGACCTTGAGCCCATGGCGGCGCACCCACTGGCCGAAGAGCTGCTCCTCGCCCAGCCCGGAGAACAGGGTGGCGCCCGCCTCGAAGGCGTAGCCATCCCGCCGGAAGGTGCTGGCACAACCGCCGGGGTAGTTGAGCGCCTCACATAGCGCCACCCGGGCGCCCCGCTGCACCAGGTCGAGCGCCGTGGCCATCCCGCCGAAGCCCGCTCCCACCACCACCGCGTCGTACCAGGACTCCGACATGGCCCCAGGGATAACGACCTCCCGGCCTTCTCGCGCGTTGTGTCACTTGGAGCGCCGAAAATTGGCACTCCCCGTCCTGCCGCGCACGGGTCTCCCCCTGATTTCGCGGGTCTAGACTGACCCGAGGGCTGGCACGGGCACTGCTTTGGGCCACGGCACGGTCCCCCTCACACGTCCTGTTCTCCCAACGGAGCCCCCGCTCCGTGCAGGAGGCGTGTGTCTCGTGGGGCCGCCAACCCGATGAGGAGCCCCATGACACAGGTACAACCCTACACACCTCGCATGCTGTGGATGACGGCGGTGCTCGCCTTCTCGCTGTGGAGTCCTGGAGCACGCGCCGAGCCTTCTCTCGAGCCCGACACCTTCGAGAAGGAGGACACCCATTCTCCCGCCAAGAAGCGCAAGCCCCAGCGCAACCTCCTCGTCACCACGATCAACCACTCGATGGTCATCGGGGAGAGAGGCGCTCTCTGGGTCTGGGGTGGCATCTCGGGCGAGCGCGCGGGGACCTTGCCGCAGATCGAGCTGGGTCAGGCCACGCCGGTGCGGATGCCCGGTATGAGCGGCGCGGTGTCGATCTCCTCTCTCAGAGAGGGGTACTTCTCCCTGGCGCTGATGAAGGACGGCACCGTGCAGGCCTGGGGGCTCAATCATTCCGGCCAGCTCGGCAACGGCACGACGGAGTCACCGCTCACGCGTGTCCAGGTGCTTGGACTGACCCATGTGGTGTCCCTCTCCGCGGGGACCAACCACTCGCTGGCCGTGCGCGCGGATGGCACGGTGTGGGCCTGGGGCCTCAACAGTTCCGGCCAGCTCGGAGATGGCACCACCCAGCGGCGGCTCGTGCCGGTACAGGTGCCTGGGCTCTCCAACGTGGTGTCCGTCTCGGCGTCTCTCACCCACTCGCTGGCGCTGCACGCGGACGGCACGGTGTCAGCTTGGGGGAGCAATGGCGCTGGTGAGCTCGGGGACGGCACGAAGGAGCGCCGCACCACGCCGGTGAAGGTCCTGGGGCTGACGAAGGTGATGGCGCTCGCCTCGGCGTGGTCCATGTCCTTCGCGCTGAGGGAGAACGGTACCGTGTGGGGTTGGGGCAACAACGCCCAGGGACTGTTCGGCGGCAGTGCGCCCTCGCGCTCCACCGCGGCCCCCATTGCCGGGCTGGACAACGTGGAGGCGCTCTCCGTGAGCGACATGCACGCGCTGGCGCTGAAGAAGAACGGCACGGTGTGGGCTTGGGGCCTGAACTCCTCGGGGCAGTTGGGCGATGGAAGCCAGACCACGAGGCTCACCCCAGGGCCGGTGCCGGGGCTGCATGGCGTAGAGGCGGTGGCCGCGGGCCACCGTCACTCCCTGGTCCTGAAGCGCGATGGGACGCTCTGGGGCTGGGGAGCCAACGAGCTTGGCGCGCTCGGCACGGGCACGGATCGCCGGCTCTCGCCCGTCCCGGTGCTGGGGCTGACGAATGCGCAGGCAAGCGCCGTGGGCTACGGACATGCCCTGGCGGTGCTCGGAGATGGCTCTGTCTGGCGGTGGGGGGACGCCGAGGGGTGGCTCGTGCGGCCAGCGCACGCGACGCCCGCGCCCGTCGCGGGGCTG
Encoded proteins:
- a CDS encoding SDR family oxidoreductase codes for the protein MQGAVLVTGGNRGIGLEVCRQLGRSGRRVLLTAKDPAAGQEATAALRAQGLEVSFEPLDVASAESIDALTVRLERQDQRLSGLVNNAALTLEGFDVNVAERTLAVNFFGPLRLTERLQPLLEPNARIVMVSSGSGALDNLSPEIRRRFEPPPPTKEALAALAREFIEDVRSGQYARKGWPRSAYAVSKAALNALTRLLAEELKGQSQRVNAVCPGWVRTRMGGAHAPRSVEEGADTIVWAATLPLNGPMGGFFRDRKPIPW
- a CDS encoding phytoene desaturase family protein — encoded protein: MSESWYDAVVVGAGFGGMATALDLVQRGARVALCEALNYPGGCASTFRRDGYAFEAGATLFSGLGEEQLFGQWVRRHGLKVEVDWLDPLVELRTPSLRLSVYRDRQRFLGQLFGLPGAPVRGLQGFFAHQRQVADALWSLFDEPGLLPPLDARSLLRHAARVPRYMSLLRWLGRPLGAVLEHFGLLRFTPLKTYLDGLCQITVQCSAAEAEAPIAMAAMDYYWRGTGHVRGGIGRLAEALVEAITRGGGEVLLANRVKSLAPESGGWRVVTRRGELRARHVAANVLPQGLLRLLGPSSEQLPRLVELGERVAEGWGAAMLYRVVRAPEGAPAKACHLELVQDEASPFVEGNHLFVSISGEADVGRAPPGHRTLTVSTHVPLRTLAGAAPEEQGRYLAGIQARMREGLTRLAPEWARDVRHELTASPRTFERFTRREGGAVGGVPRRAGLHQYRELSPRPVMDGLWLVGDSVFPGQSTLATALGGVRTAARIAANRWSLGILRGRGSGRGEAE
- a CDS encoding RCC1 repeat-containing protein, producing MTQVQPYTPRMLWMTAVLAFSLWSPGARAEPSLEPDTFEKEDTHSPAKKRKPQRNLLVTTINHSMVIGERGALWVWGGISGERAGTLPQIELGQATPVRMPGMSGAVSISSLREGYFSLALMKDGTVQAWGLNHSGQLGNGTTESPLTRVQVLGLTHVVSLSAGTNHSLAVRADGTVWAWGLNSSGQLGDGTTQRRLVPVQVPGLSNVVSVSASLTHSLALHADGTVSAWGSNGAGELGDGTKERRTTPVKVLGLTKVMALASAWSMSFALRENGTVWGWGNNAQGLFGGSAPSRSTAAPIAGLDNVEALSVSDMHALALKKNGTVWAWGLNSSGQLGDGSQTTRLTPGPVPGLHGVEAVAAGHRHSLVLKRDGTLWGWGANELGALGTGTDRRLSPVPVLGLTNAQASAVGYGHALAVLGDGSVWRWGDAEGWLVRPAHATPAPVAGLTNMVAVGAGDAHALAVRADGTVWGWGSNAYGQLGTGGTEGGSTPVQAVGLTGAVAVAGGAMHSLALKQDGTVWAWGSNSFGQLGDGTMEDRSTPAQVQGIDDVTSIASSWYSSVALRGDGSVWAWGANGATLENMLVPRKVEGLENIRAVSVAWTHSYALAEDGTLWEWFKAGTGSALPTPVAGMPHVVAVAHTESGAVLVVRDDGTVWSKGYNSSGVLGVAGETMAQDWIQVPGLTDAVSLSVPPMAPRVLALRANGTAMSWGNNLSNSIGDGISSLHLTPTRVPLPRLRKAVP